From one Bombus huntii isolate Logan2020A chromosome 17, iyBomHunt1.1, whole genome shotgun sequence genomic stretch:
- the LOC126875064 gene encoding cilia- and flagella-associated protein 44 isoform X6 — protein MADGGKFKSVNGEDLGQNIELNWETKYESVEQKEENFNINQEEEKEEYSLIPRKPDDGTIPENILEFFHSYGYDCRKYFNLCVVDTNTIAFAAGNLIQFFNVKENKMWFKIGSVGTGIGHISKNPIFEHIAVGANGENPLINIFNWPLMKTIIVLKGGTTKRYFHLSYSPDGLLLASQGGEPDYYISLWNWKESNIILQCKSYVQDVYNVTFSKYIPGQLTSSGIGHIKFWKMSKTFTGLKLKGEIGKFGNTEISDIIAIHPMPNETIVSGCEWGNILLWDESLIKLEACRKNKEPAHVGYISQFELLNGEIISVGSDGWIRFWFYETIDHADLSDDEQFLEIQPIYEFQIAEGIENAMLMSIQKQEPDNPEKTMWYAQDGNGGLWLLDLCTSKKEHIQQKLFTCHAGPIVDMDTADWGPFVATLDRNGNLHIYNYIEKKLNLIYKFYDTSSQVVWLPCKIEKTGSTLVCAFENGIIRMITVTIQTTNTGNVKMDNTKLIQVLKPHSMPITVMSLNTSCSLLVTGSDDATIFLFNIHTTNNYPAIAPIGYVKLPSPATCMTWNPQEEATLLIGCLRGDCMEVKLPMIPQSYTTTSYELVKCRPASFKFESVKSAIERQIIKEKYEAEKEERLKERRKEMERLIAENPHIIIDEDTFLTELDEKEMILPEIYIPEIPNKVLIAQYGIDGNIWLFMAGFDAGYVYEYPRPLSVKLKHNKPIRSRIIEHAIDTEMHNFLFQKNKKYLYLGTQYGQLYVVKIKDKDPLDFSDCWILQTHDHYNGHISNILFGYNKEILLTCGQDGNIFSFKINDDTPYEEHEVPMLENSLFIPESVEDIEDADYPNLEEVITKIEQDRIFSVAEKKKKKVLEIIHDLTEEYVKIITRNKHLLHSQRISQFELDPRIVEDLEQQLHTHKTLTERKLQFEVEKRKLELQKLMDHFVTSITYLPFAVHGILDENRAVYSLRELHLDTDSILKCVKLLKEKDEQQKAEMELQLKLDNNLFWEKTTLIMQEQVKEDKQKSEEQEIQYLEGLLAEDFSGLSSGLGLQINRMLLKYKEKEARLIERQKEWQKLHAKKPNLVKSRLEDAVFLEKAKQSIGEYNLKMNVDFSLMKKKETAAIKYKQLIDCRDKLHHLRENFNTKLKTIALKKEKMQKEVTKLTEVLKKIHTEIPLKNIKPLPHPPKLYFDIEFPEHNLELQKYVSMSEKVQQVKRQRQSLIIDQLIDHSDLEHEVLYCDDKAIFHKGQESLYILISASQMKIKDHSSIAGDLIRNLNINDSVQTTWEREMKRSRMWRKIYEQDCILRYISAEYKQLEKELDELEEYRLDVVYQSTYINLNLLTLYEEFMILRESETMEHALEEKVIDKSNERVTMMLKMQATNINIAAREEEIKKLHIKIKDTATDFTKAIADNKFQNFLQKIFKRKYTALKKQNGSLDSITQSSETSSEETDETVDSEAEYIPFDENICPVGCDTQLYDMAFSMREKRYTYELQIREEQREIELLQKELDTDIKHLRIIESTLKHNEEELQNFVLDKQKKLNEINVTVILKLHQLQHILDSGCTASIQNCIVFNKKELANLYARVGELQDETYNLEQTRKMKYI, from the exons ATGGCCGATGGTGGCAAATTTAAATCCGTAAATGGTGAAGATCTAGGACAAAACATAGAATTAAATTGGGAAACTAAGTATGAAAGCGTTGagcaaaaagaagaaaattttaacATAAATCAAGAGGAGGAAAAAGAGGAATATTCACTTATACCTCGAAAACCCGATGATGGAACTATAcctgaaaatattttagaattttt TCATTCTTATGGATATGACTGTCGAAAGTATTTCAATCTTTGTGTAGTCGATACAAATACTATTGCTTTCGCTGCTGGCAATTTAATTCAGTTTTTCaatgtaaaagaaaataaaatgtggTTTAAAATAGGTTCTGTGGGTACTGGTATTGGGCACATATcg aaaaatcctatttttgaacacattgCTGTTGGGGCAAATGGTGAAAACCctctaataaatatttttaactggCCACTTATGAAAActataattgttttaaaagGTGGAACAACTAAacgttattttcatttatcatACAG TCCAGATGGGTTATTATTGGCATCGCAAGGTGGTGAACctgattattatatttcacttTGGAATTGGAAAGAATCAAACATTATTTTGCAATGTAAATCTTATGTTCAAGATGTATATAATGTCACTTTCTCTAAATATATTCCTGGCCAGTTAACGTCTAGTGGAATAGGACATATTAAATTTTGGAAAATGTCTAAAACTTTTACTGGATTAAAACTTAAAGGTGAAATTGGTAAATTTGGGAATACTGAAATCTCTGATATTATAGCAATTCATCCCATGCCAAATGAGACT attgTCTCTGGTTGTGAGTGGGGTAACATACTCTTATGGGATGAAAGTTTAATCAAATTGGAAGCATgtagaaaaaataaagagCCAGCACATGTGGGCTATATCTCACAATTTGAGTTGCTTAATGGAGAAATTATATCAGTtg GATCTGATGGATGGATACGATTTTGGTTCTATGAGACCATAGACCATGCTGATCTTTCTGATGATGAACAATTTCTTGAAATTCAACCAATTTACGAATTTCAAATTGCAGAGGGAATAGAAAATGCAATGCTTATGAGTATCCAAAAGCAGGAACCAGATAATCCTGAAAAAACCATGTGGTATGCTCAG gATGGAAATGGGGGACTGTGGTTACTTGACCTTTGTACCAGTAAAAAAGAACATATTCAACAAAAACTTTTTACATGTCATGCTGGTCCTATTGTCGATATGGATACAGCAGATTGGGGACCCTTTGTAGCAACGCTTgatagaaatggaaatttgcatatttataactacatagaaaaaaaattaaatctgatttataaattttatgacACTAGTAGTCAAGTAGTTTGGCTTCCATGTAAg ATTGAAAAAACAGGTTCAACACTCGTATGTGCTTTCGAAAATGGTATTATTAGGATGATTACAGTAACAATACAAACAACAAATACCGGAAATGTAAAAATGGATAATACAAAACTAATTCAAGTTTTAAAACCACATTCGATGCCAATTACTGTAATGTCTTTAAATACATCTTGTAG CTTATTAGTAACGGGTAGCGATGATGCcactatttttctatttaatattcataCTACTAATAATTATCCTGCAATTGCACCTATTGGCTATGTGAAACTTCCATCACCTGCTACTTGCATGACATGGAATCCTCAAGAA GAAGCAACTCTATTAATTGGATGCTTACGAGGAGATTGTATGGAAGTAAAATTGCCTATGATACCTCAGTCATACACAACAACTTCTTATGAATTAGTTAAATGTAGACCTGCATCATTTAAATTTGAATCAGTGAAGTCCGCGATAGAAAgacaaattataaaagaaaaatatgaagcagagaaagaagaaagactcaaagaaaggagaaaagaaatgGAACGATTAATTGCTGAAAATCCTCACATTATAATTGATGAAGACACATTTctta cgGAGCTtgatgaaaaagaaatgattCTCCCAGAAATTTATATTCCAGAAATTCCAAATAAAGTTTTAATAGCACAATATGGCATTGATGGAAACATATGGTTATTTATGGCTGGGTTTGATGCAGGATATGTTTACGAATATCCACGTCCATTATctgtaaaattaaaacataATAAACCCATTAGGAGTAGAATAATCGAACATGCAATAGACACAGAAATGcataatttcctttttca gaaaaataagaaatatttatatttgggAACACAATATGGACAGCTTTATGTTGTTAAGATAAAGGACAAAGATCCATTAGATTTTTCAGACTGTTGGATTTTACAAACACATGATCATTATAATGGACACATctctaatattttattcggttataataaagaaatattgttAACATGTGGCCAAgatggaaatatattttcttttaaaatcaatGATGATACACCATATGAGGAACATGAAGTACCAATGTTAGAGAATTCTCTTTTTATA cCTGAAAGTGTCGAAGATATTGAAGATGCTGATTATCCAAATTTGGAAGAAGTAATTACTAAAATAGAACAAGATAGAATTTTTTCAGttgcagagaagaaaaagaaaaaagtactTGAAATCATACATGATTTAACAGAAGAAtatgttaaaattattacaag GAATAAACATCTCCTGCATTCACAACGAATATCACAGTTTGAGCTGGATCCTAGAATAGTTGAAGACTTAGAACAGCAACTGCATACACATAAAACCTTAACAGAACGAAAGCTACAATTTGAAGTAGAAAAGAGGAAATTAGAATTACAAAAGCTTATGGACCATTTTGTTACATCTATCACTTACTTACCTTTTGCAGTGCATGGCATATT agATGAAAATAGAGCAGTATATTCTTTGAGAGAATTACACCTAGATACTGACAGCATTTTAAAATGTGTGAAATTGCTGAAGGAGAAAGATGAGCAACAGAAAGCAG aaatggAATTGCAGCTAAAGTTggataataatttattctgGGAAAAAACAACTTT aataatgCAAGAACAGGTTAAGGAAGACAAACAGAAATCAGAAGAACAAGAAATACAATATTTGGAAGGACTTTTAGCTGAAGATTTTAGCGGTTTATCATCTGGATTAGGGTTACAAATTAATCGAATGTTGTTAAAGTACAAGGAAAAGGAAGCTAGATTGATTGAACGACAGAAGGAA tGGCAGAAACTACATGCAAAAAAGCCAAATTTAGTTAAAAGTCGTTTGGAAGATGCAGTTTTCCTTGAAAAGGCGAAACAATCCATTGGTGAATACAATTTGAAAATGAATGTAGACTTTAGTCtaatgaagaaaaaagaaactgccgccataaaatataaacaacTTATAGATTGTAGAGATAAg ctTCATCATTTGCGAGAGAACTTTAATACAAAACTGAAAACGATCgcattgaaaaaagaaaagatgcAGAAAGAAGTTACTAAATTAACAGAAGTTCTTAAAAAAATTCACACAGaaattccattaaaaaatataaaacctTTACCACATCCACCAAAACTGTATTTTGATATTGAATTTCCTGAACATAATCTTGAA CTTCAGAAATATGTATCTATGTCGGAAAAGGTGCAACAAGTAAAACGCCAAAGGCAATCATTAATTATAGATCAATTAATAGATCATTCTGATTTAGAACATGAAGTATTATATTGTGATGATAAAGCTATCTTTCACAAAGGACAAGAAAGTCTCTATATTCTTATTTCTGCTTCACAAATGAAAATAAAGGATCATTCATCCATAGCTGGTGATTTAATTCGAAATCTTAATATAAATGACTCTGTTCAAACTACCTGGGAACGTGAAATGAAACGTTCTCGAATGTGGcgaaaaatatatgaacaagattgtattttacgatatatCAGCGCCGAATACAAACAATTGGAAAAAGAGTTAGACGAACTAGAAGAATATCGATTAGACGTAGTATATCaaagtacatatataaatCTGAATTTGTTAACTCTATACGAAGAATTTATGATCCTACGGGAATCTGAAACAATGGAACATGCACTTGAAGAGAAAGTTATTGATAAATCAAATGAACGTGTTACAATGATGTTAAAG ATGCAAgctacaaatattaatattgctgcacgagaagaagaaataaaaaaattgcatataaaaattaaagatactGCTACTGACTTTACAAAAGCTATTGctgataataaatttcaaaatttccttcaaaaaatattcaagAGAAAATATACAGCactaaaaaaacaaaatg GTTCTTTAGATTCGATTACACAATCGTCAGAAACTAGTTCTGAAGAAACAGATGAAACAGTAGATTCTGAAGCTGAGTACATTCCATTTGATGAAAATATCTGCCCAGTGGGCTGTGATACACAATTATATGACATGGCATTTTCTATGAGAGAAAAACGATATACATACGAATTGCAAATCAGAGAAGAACAAAGAGAAATAGAATTATTGCAGAAAGAATTAGATACTGATATCAAACATTTAAGAATTATTGAAAGTACTTTAAAACACAATGAGGAAGAACTGCAAAATTTTGTg CTGGATAAgcaaaaaaaattaaatgaaattaatgtaACAGTCATATTAAAACTTCATCAATTACAGCAcatattagactctggatgcACTGCAAGCATTCAAAATTGTatagtttttaataaaaaagaattagcGAATTTATATGCCAGAGTTGGAGAATTGCAAGATGAAACATACAACTTAGAACAAACCC GAAAAATGAAGTACAtctaa
- the LOC126875064 gene encoding cilia- and flagella-associated protein 44 isoform X3, translated as MADGGKFKSVNGEDLGQNIELNWETKYESVEQKEENFNINQEEEKEEYSLIPRKPDDGTIPENILEFFHSYGYDCRKYFNLCVVDTNTIAFAAGNLIQFFNVKENKMWFKIGSVGTGIGHISKNPIFEHIAVGANGENPLINIFNWPLMKTIIVLKGGTTKRYFHLSYSPDGLLLASQGGEPDYYISLWNWKESNIILQCKSYVQDVYNVTFSKYIPGQLTSSGIGHIKFWKMSKTFTGLKLKGEIGKFGNTEISDIIAIHPMPNETIVSGCEWGNILLWDESLIKLEACRKNKEPAHVGYISQFELLNGEIISVGSDGWIRFWFYETIDHADLSDDEQFLEIQPIYEFQIAEGIENAMLMSIQKQEPDNPEKTMWYAQDGNGGLWLLDLCTSKKEHIQQKLFTCHAGPIVDMDTADWGPFVATLDRNGNLHIYNYIEKKLNLIYKFYDTSSQVVWLPCKIEKTGSTLVCAFENGIIRMITVTIQTTNTGNVKMDNTKLIQVLKPHSMPITVMSLNTSCSLLVTGSDDATIFLFNIHTTNNYPAIAPIGYVKLPSPATCMTWNPQEEATLLIGCLRGDCMEVKLPMIPQSYTTTSYELVKCRPASFKFESVKSAIERQIIKEKYEAEKEERLKERRKEMERLIAENPHIIIDEDTFLTELDEKEMILPEIYIPEIPNKVLIAQYGIDGNIWLFMAGFDAGYVYEYPRPLSVKLKHNKPIRSRIIEHAIDTEMHNFLFQKNKKYLYLGTQYGQLYVVKIKDKDPLDFSDCWILQTHDHYNGHISNILFGYNKEILLTCGQDGNIFSFKINDDTPYEEHEVPMLENSLFIPESVEDIEDADYPNLEEVITKIEQDRIFSVAEKKKKKVLEIIHDLTEEYVKIITRNKHLLHSQRISQFELDPRIVEDLEQQLHTHKTLTERKLQFEVEKRKLELQKLMDHFVTSITYLPFAVHGILDENRAVYSLRELHLDTDSILKCVKLLKEKDEQQKAGRIMQEQVKEDKQKSEEQEIQYLEGLLAEDFSGLSSGLGLQINRMLLKYKEKEARLIERQKEWQKLHAKKPNLVKSRLEDAVFLEKAKQSIGEYNLKMNVDFSLMKKKETAAIKYKQLIDCRDKLHHLRENFNTKLKTIALKKEKMQKEVTKLTEVLKKIHTEIPLKNIKPLPHPPKLYFDIEFPEHNLELQKYVSMSEKVQQVKRQRQSLIIDQLIDHSDLEHEVLYCDDKAIFHKGQESLYILISASQMKIKDHSSIAGDLIRNLNINDSVQTTWEREMKRSRMWRKIYEQDCILRYISAEYKQLEKELDELEEYRLDVVYQSTYINLNLLTLYEEFMILRESETMEHALEEKVIDKSNERVTMMLKMQATNINIAAREEEIKKLHIKIKDTATDFTKAIADNKFQNFLQKIFKRKYTALKKQNGSLDSITQSSETSSEETDETVDSEAEYIPFDENICPVGCDTQLYDMAFSMREKRYTYELQIREEQREIELLQKELDTDIKHLRIIESTLKHNEEELQNFVLDKQKKLNEINVTVILKLHQLQHILDSGCTASIQNCIVFNKKELANLYARVGELQDETYNLEQTRKKNEVHLKRIKLDLKYMETQNKRLKEHIKEKMIQKFGCKVSLINLYQTILQRLIYDTKIDVRKIMKSLSKNIENAKWNCNKGLIVLKTLIRNNTEKLSFLTILEKEKIKLRKILEQTLLSEENMLQIEHEHKVDIVALENILYNQIQQKHILQYDIESLKTGSKKVSSICLD; from the exons ATGGCCGATGGTGGCAAATTTAAATCCGTAAATGGTGAAGATCTAGGACAAAACATAGAATTAAATTGGGAAACTAAGTATGAAAGCGTTGagcaaaaagaagaaaattttaacATAAATCAAGAGGAGGAAAAAGAGGAATATTCACTTATACCTCGAAAACCCGATGATGGAACTATAcctgaaaatattttagaattttt TCATTCTTATGGATATGACTGTCGAAAGTATTTCAATCTTTGTGTAGTCGATACAAATACTATTGCTTTCGCTGCTGGCAATTTAATTCAGTTTTTCaatgtaaaagaaaataaaatgtggTTTAAAATAGGTTCTGTGGGTACTGGTATTGGGCACATATcg aaaaatcctatttttgaacacattgCTGTTGGGGCAAATGGTGAAAACCctctaataaatatttttaactggCCACTTATGAAAActataattgttttaaaagGTGGAACAACTAAacgttattttcatttatcatACAG TCCAGATGGGTTATTATTGGCATCGCAAGGTGGTGAACctgattattatatttcacttTGGAATTGGAAAGAATCAAACATTATTTTGCAATGTAAATCTTATGTTCAAGATGTATATAATGTCACTTTCTCTAAATATATTCCTGGCCAGTTAACGTCTAGTGGAATAGGACATATTAAATTTTGGAAAATGTCTAAAACTTTTACTGGATTAAAACTTAAAGGTGAAATTGGTAAATTTGGGAATACTGAAATCTCTGATATTATAGCAATTCATCCCATGCCAAATGAGACT attgTCTCTGGTTGTGAGTGGGGTAACATACTCTTATGGGATGAAAGTTTAATCAAATTGGAAGCATgtagaaaaaataaagagCCAGCACATGTGGGCTATATCTCACAATTTGAGTTGCTTAATGGAGAAATTATATCAGTtg GATCTGATGGATGGATACGATTTTGGTTCTATGAGACCATAGACCATGCTGATCTTTCTGATGATGAACAATTTCTTGAAATTCAACCAATTTACGAATTTCAAATTGCAGAGGGAATAGAAAATGCAATGCTTATGAGTATCCAAAAGCAGGAACCAGATAATCCTGAAAAAACCATGTGGTATGCTCAG gATGGAAATGGGGGACTGTGGTTACTTGACCTTTGTACCAGTAAAAAAGAACATATTCAACAAAAACTTTTTACATGTCATGCTGGTCCTATTGTCGATATGGATACAGCAGATTGGGGACCCTTTGTAGCAACGCTTgatagaaatggaaatttgcatatttataactacatagaaaaaaaattaaatctgatttataaattttatgacACTAGTAGTCAAGTAGTTTGGCTTCCATGTAAg ATTGAAAAAACAGGTTCAACACTCGTATGTGCTTTCGAAAATGGTATTATTAGGATGATTACAGTAACAATACAAACAACAAATACCGGAAATGTAAAAATGGATAATACAAAACTAATTCAAGTTTTAAAACCACATTCGATGCCAATTACTGTAATGTCTTTAAATACATCTTGTAG CTTATTAGTAACGGGTAGCGATGATGCcactatttttctatttaatattcataCTACTAATAATTATCCTGCAATTGCACCTATTGGCTATGTGAAACTTCCATCACCTGCTACTTGCATGACATGGAATCCTCAAGAA GAAGCAACTCTATTAATTGGATGCTTACGAGGAGATTGTATGGAAGTAAAATTGCCTATGATACCTCAGTCATACACAACAACTTCTTATGAATTAGTTAAATGTAGACCTGCATCATTTAAATTTGAATCAGTGAAGTCCGCGATAGAAAgacaaattataaaagaaaaatatgaagcagagaaagaagaaagactcaaagaaaggagaaaagaaatgGAACGATTAATTGCTGAAAATCCTCACATTATAATTGATGAAGACACATTTctta cgGAGCTtgatgaaaaagaaatgattCTCCCAGAAATTTATATTCCAGAAATTCCAAATAAAGTTTTAATAGCACAATATGGCATTGATGGAAACATATGGTTATTTATGGCTGGGTTTGATGCAGGATATGTTTACGAATATCCACGTCCATTATctgtaaaattaaaacataATAAACCCATTAGGAGTAGAATAATCGAACATGCAATAGACACAGAAATGcataatttcctttttca gaaaaataagaaatatttatatttgggAACACAATATGGACAGCTTTATGTTGTTAAGATAAAGGACAAAGATCCATTAGATTTTTCAGACTGTTGGATTTTACAAACACATGATCATTATAATGGACACATctctaatattttattcggttataataaagaaatattgttAACATGTGGCCAAgatggaaatatattttcttttaaaatcaatGATGATACACCATATGAGGAACATGAAGTACCAATGTTAGAGAATTCTCTTTTTATA cCTGAAAGTGTCGAAGATATTGAAGATGCTGATTATCCAAATTTGGAAGAAGTAATTACTAAAATAGAACAAGATAGAATTTTTTCAGttgcagagaagaaaaagaaaaaagtactTGAAATCATACATGATTTAACAGAAGAAtatgttaaaattattacaag GAATAAACATCTCCTGCATTCACAACGAATATCACAGTTTGAGCTGGATCCTAGAATAGTTGAAGACTTAGAACAGCAACTGCATACACATAAAACCTTAACAGAACGAAAGCTACAATTTGAAGTAGAAAAGAGGAAATTAGAATTACAAAAGCTTATGGACCATTTTGTTACATCTATCACTTACTTACCTTTTGCAGTGCATGGCATATT agATGAAAATAGAGCAGTATATTCTTTGAGAGAATTACACCTAGATACTGACAGCATTTTAAAATGTGTGAAATTGCTGAAGGAGAAAGATGAGCAACAGAAAGCAGGCag aataatgCAAGAACAGGTTAAGGAAGACAAACAGAAATCAGAAGAACAAGAAATACAATATTTGGAAGGACTTTTAGCTGAAGATTTTAGCGGTTTATCATCTGGATTAGGGTTACAAATTAATCGAATGTTGTTAAAGTACAAGGAAAAGGAAGCTAGATTGATTGAACGACAGAAGGAA tGGCAGAAACTACATGCAAAAAAGCCAAATTTAGTTAAAAGTCGTTTGGAAGATGCAGTTTTCCTTGAAAAGGCGAAACAATCCATTGGTGAATACAATTTGAAAATGAATGTAGACTTTAGTCtaatgaagaaaaaagaaactgccgccataaaatataaacaacTTATAGATTGTAGAGATAAg ctTCATCATTTGCGAGAGAACTTTAATACAAAACTGAAAACGATCgcattgaaaaaagaaaagatgcAGAAAGAAGTTACTAAATTAACAGAAGTTCTTAAAAAAATTCACACAGaaattccattaaaaaatataaaacctTTACCACATCCACCAAAACTGTATTTTGATATTGAATTTCCTGAACATAATCTTGAA CTTCAGAAATATGTATCTATGTCGGAAAAGGTGCAACAAGTAAAACGCCAAAGGCAATCATTAATTATAGATCAATTAATAGATCATTCTGATTTAGAACATGAAGTATTATATTGTGATGATAAAGCTATCTTTCACAAAGGACAAGAAAGTCTCTATATTCTTATTTCTGCTTCACAAATGAAAATAAAGGATCATTCATCCATAGCTGGTGATTTAATTCGAAATCTTAATATAAATGACTCTGTTCAAACTACCTGGGAACGTGAAATGAAACGTTCTCGAATGTGGcgaaaaatatatgaacaagattgtattttacgatatatCAGCGCCGAATACAAACAATTGGAAAAAGAGTTAGACGAACTAGAAGAATATCGATTAGACGTAGTATATCaaagtacatatataaatCTGAATTTGTTAACTCTATACGAAGAATTTATGATCCTACGGGAATCTGAAACAATGGAACATGCACTTGAAGAGAAAGTTATTGATAAATCAAATGAACGTGTTACAATGATGTTAAAG ATGCAAgctacaaatattaatattgctgcacgagaagaagaaataaaaaaattgcatataaaaattaaagatactGCTACTGACTTTACAAAAGCTATTGctgataataaatttcaaaatttccttcaaaaaatattcaagAGAAAATATACAGCactaaaaaaacaaaatg GTTCTTTAGATTCGATTACACAATCGTCAGAAACTAGTTCTGAAGAAACAGATGAAACAGTAGATTCTGAAGCTGAGTACATTCCATTTGATGAAAATATCTGCCCAGTGGGCTGTGATACACAATTATATGACATGGCATTTTCTATGAGAGAAAAACGATATACATACGAATTGCAAATCAGAGAAGAACAAAGAGAAATAGAATTATTGCAGAAAGAATTAGATACTGATATCAAACATTTAAGAATTATTGAAAGTACTTTAAAACACAATGAGGAAGAACTGCAAAATTTTGTg CTGGATAAgcaaaaaaaattaaatgaaattaatgtaACAGTCATATTAAAACTTCATCAATTACAGCAcatattagactctggatgcACTGCAAGCATTCAAAATTGTatagtttttaataaaaaagaattagcGAATTTATATGCCAGAGTTGGAGAATTGCAAGATGAAACATACAACTTAGAACAAACCCGCAA GAAAAATGAAGTACAtctaaaacgaataaaattggACTTAAAATATATGGAAACTCAAAATAAGAGGCTGAAGGAACacattaaagaaaaaatgatacaaaaattTGGTTGTAAAGTGTCTTTGATTAACCTTTATCAGACTATTTTGCAAAGATTAATTTATGATACAAAAATTGATGTACGGAAAATTATGAAGAGTTTATCTAAAAACATAGAAA ATGCAAAATGGAATTGTAATAAAGGattaattgttttaaaaaCTTTAATTCGAAATAATACCGAAAAATTAAGTTTCTTGAcaatattagaaaaagaaaagatcaAACTTAGAAAAATTTTGGAACAAACTTTACTCTCAGAA GAAAATATGCTACAAATAGAACATGAGCACAAAGTTGACATAGTTGCActtgaaaatattctttataatCAAATACAGCAAAAACATATACTGCAATATGATATAGAAAGTCTTAAAACTGGATCAAAAAAAGTATCTTCAATTTGTTTGGATTAA